A single window of uncultured Pseudodesulfovibrio sp. DNA harbors:
- a CDS encoding MBL fold metallo-hydrolase: MRFQFRGTRGSLPSPGADTVKYGGNTTCIEVRSDADDLVILDAGTGIRELGIELSESMPVNCHLFVSHTHWDHIQGMPFFIPMFVPGNELTIYGPPDPVTMTGIEAVLAKQMEYPHFPVRVAELQANISYNTLSDGQIVDLEFAKVSTILMNHPAMNFGFKVECDDKSLFFTGDHEQLQNIYQPGDAEFEEYEQVVQERSQAIVDFIRGVDVLIVDSQYTNEEYETKRGWGHSTYESALELARDTGAGKTYLTHHDTTRTDEELDGIQDRLKEKWGDSGVNFELAREGKTIQI; encoded by the coding sequence ATGCGGTTTCAATTCCGGGGGACGCGGGGTTCTTTGCCGTCACCAGGAGCAGACACGGTTAAATATGGCGGTAATACCACCTGTATTGAGGTCCGATCCGACGCTGATGATCTTGTTATTCTTGATGCCGGGACCGGCATCAGGGAATTGGGTATTGAGTTGTCGGAGAGTATGCCAGTCAATTGTCATCTTTTTGTTTCCCATACGCATTGGGATCATATTCAGGGTATGCCTTTTTTTATCCCCATGTTTGTACCGGGGAATGAATTGACTATTTATGGTCCACCCGATCCTGTGACCATGACAGGCATTGAAGCCGTGCTTGCCAAGCAGATGGAATATCCCCATTTCCCAGTGCGTGTGGCCGAATTGCAAGCGAATATTTCCTACAACACCTTGTCTGATGGGCAGATTGTCGATCTTGAATTTGCAAAAGTCTCAACGATCCTCATGAATCATCCTGCCATGAATTTTGGGTTTAAGGTGGAATGTGACGACAAAAGCCTCTTCTTTACGGGTGATCATGAGCAGTTGCAGAACATATATCAGCCCGGTGACGCTGAGTTTGAAGAATATGAACAAGTTGTGCAGGAGCGCAGTCAAGCTATTGTTGATTTTATTCGTGGCGTTGATGTGTTGATAGTGGATTCACAATATACGAACGAAGAGTATGAGACCAAGCGGGGGTGGGGGCATTCGACATATGAAAGCGCTCTTGAGTTGGCGCGGGACACGGGCGCGGGGAAGACATACCTGACGCATCATGATACAACCCGGACCGATGAAGAGTTGGATGGCATTCAGGATCGTCTCAAGGAGAAGTGGGGGGAT
- a CDS encoding HDOD domain-containing protein, with the protein MESMTELKDKLLTAVEKMPAFPQSVNQVLKLTGDINCSQRDLVEVIKRDPVFTLKILRLVNSAYFGLSREITSINQASVYLGLNTLKNVALGLAAVGAIPKSAGKHLDMGGFWLHSLAVATATRMLGVKLGVSRDDAADYFAAGLLHDVGKAVFALYMPDEFEEVSERASEPGAAFHRCEQDVIGANHADIGAMLAKKWNLPVELHDAIARHHVVGSGESSQLLDCLFAANQITKKLSFGAAGDFEIEPLPESVRERFSMDMEELISELPTLDEEVERARIFIKLGEA; encoded by the coding sequence ATGGAATCAATGACAGAACTTAAAGATAAATTATTGACTGCCGTTGAGAAAATGCCTGCATTTCCTCAGAGTGTTAATCAGGTTTTGAAGCTGACAGGGGACATCAATTGTTCTCAGAGAGATCTGGTCGAGGTCATCAAGCGGGACCCGGTTTTTACTCTCAAAATTTTGAGGTTGGTCAATTCTGCCTATTTCGGATTGTCTCGCGAAATTACTTCCATTAATCAGGCCAGCGTGTATCTCGGTTTGAACACGTTGAAGAATGTCGCCTTAGGTTTGGCGGCTGTCGGAGCCATTCCCAAGTCAGCAGGGAAGCATTTGGACATGGGAGGATTCTGGTTACACTCATTGGCCGTGGCCACGGCAACACGAATGCTAGGGGTTAAACTTGGTGTTTCGCGTGATGACGCTGCTGATTACTTTGCGGCCGGATTACTTCATGACGTTGGCAAGGCTGTTTTTGCCCTGTACATGCCGGATGAGTTTGAAGAAGTTTCGGAAAGAGCTTCAGAACCCGGTGCTGCGTTTCATCGGTGTGAGCAGGATGTTATTGGTGCTAATCATGCTGATATTGGTGCTATGCTTGCCAAGAAGTGGAATCTTCCCGTGGAATTGCATGATGCCATAGCTCGGCATCATGTTGTTGGTTCAGGAGAGTCTTCTCAGCTTCTTGATTGTTTGTTTGCGGCTAACCAAATTACCAAAAAATTATCTTTCGGGGCGGCCGGAGATTTTGAGATTGAGCCTTTGCCCGAGTCTGTCAGGGAACGATTTTCCATGGATATGGAGGAACTCATCTCAGAGCTTCCAACTCTTGATGAAGAAGTGGAACGTGCTCGGATATTTATCAAGCTTGGGGAGGCCTGA
- a CDS encoding DNA internalization-related competence protein ComEC/Rec2 — translation MDKACWTSRSIVPGLLPWQSYGLAFVLGIVSFKYPVPAIAGLGIVYLADCLLRDQACRLPLLVFICCAAFGFGYASQRTPELPHERPEWAESRKPIMVRAVAERVEPRSSNRLRVVLGNVRCMVDGVEESLPGKLVLSIRHPWYRPSPGQSLEAVLRVVPARGFGNPGGWDYGWYWQRQGVFWRAWPVGKAPLQWGEPLDDILWQLKSRLRNAVAESVPETQGGAMILALTTGDKSLLLSDTMTATRSAGLAHTLALSGLHVGFVAAMGVGLALFVSWIYPPLLLSLPRPKLAVLMAAPLVLGYAWLGQPSASLIRAATMFGFWGFLLLQGRGRVLMDGLFFALLTIVFITPMAVFDLSLQMSVVAVAGIGLMYPHFRSLFLADGSWLRKLVRGAIGIVCMSVCANIALLPLVSWYFGTMSPNILLNLVWLPMLGLVIMPLGLAGMLLIVFPWTQFLGGVLLAWASQVADVLLNILYWAANAGLTPVFAVLRPLWPEMLGCSVLLIVVVSIMRSSRRVPVELAAIGFVLLVFPHVSLMVVDARDEVKLTMLDVGLGQALVVSLPGGHRWLVDGGGGSRTFDLGEAVVAPALTYGRPPRLDGVFMTHPDVDHSHGLPFIFDRFQVGEFYTNGMMPRALTGERMRRVLARKHLHPQPLTSHDVVSLTDNAVFEVVHPGPQFKSGKANERSLVMRLMWKGGALALLPGDVEKFGIDAILLEGKDIRAEVLVLPHHGSRSSLDPRFNKAVAPQTVLCSNGYLNRYGFPHPEVVRVAGGEVLTTSRHGQVACRWGRDGCTVQSFYP, via the coding sequence ATGGATAAAGCCTGTTGGACATCACGATCAATCGTTCCCGGATTGTTGCCATGGCAATCCTATGGATTGGCGTTTGTTCTCGGGATTGTGTCCTTCAAATATCCTGTTCCAGCCATAGCGGGGCTTGGTATTGTGTATTTGGCCGATTGCCTGTTGCGAGACCAAGCGTGTCGTTTGCCATTGCTGGTTTTTATCTGCTGTGCGGCCTTTGGTTTTGGTTATGCTTCTCAGCGTACACCTGAATTACCCCACGAGAGACCCGAATGGGCAGAGAGTCGAAAGCCAATCATGGTACGGGCTGTGGCAGAACGGGTGGAACCTCGTTCAAGCAACCGGCTTCGTGTCGTGCTTGGGAATGTGCGGTGCATGGTCGATGGTGTTGAAGAGTCTTTGCCGGGTAAACTCGTTTTATCCATCCGTCATCCTTGGTATAGACCTTCGCCGGGGCAGAGTCTCGAGGCTGTACTGCGAGTTGTTCCGGCGCGTGGTTTTGGTAATCCCGGTGGTTGGGATTATGGTTGGTACTGGCAGCGCCAAGGTGTTTTTTGGCGAGCATGGCCTGTAGGGAAAGCTCCCTTGCAATGGGGAGAGCCTCTCGATGATATTCTGTGGCAGTTGAAATCCCGACTGCGGAATGCCGTGGCAGAGTCTGTCCCTGAGACGCAGGGTGGAGCCATGATTCTGGCTTTGACTACTGGCGATAAATCTCTGCTTTTAAGCGACACTATGACCGCGACCAGGAGTGCGGGATTGGCTCATACATTGGCCTTGTCCGGTTTGCATGTGGGGTTTGTGGCGGCCATGGGGGTCGGTTTGGCATTATTCGTGAGTTGGATATATCCCCCGTTACTTCTATCCCTCCCCCGTCCCAAACTGGCAGTGTTGATGGCTGCCCCATTGGTGCTGGGTTATGCATGGCTCGGCCAACCTTCTGCGTCATTGATTCGGGCAGCCACGATGTTTGGATTCTGGGGATTTCTCTTACTTCAGGGACGGGGCAGAGTTCTCATGGATGGGCTTTTTTTTGCCCTGTTGACCATCGTTTTTATCACCCCCATGGCTGTTTTTGATTTGAGCTTGCAAATGTCAGTGGTCGCCGTGGCTGGCATAGGCCTTATGTATCCTCATTTTCGTTCCTTGTTTTTGGCCGATGGGTCATGGCTTCGTAAGCTTGTTCGGGGAGCTATCGGTATCGTCTGTATGAGTGTCTGCGCAAACATCGCATTGTTACCACTTGTTTCATGGTATTTCGGAACGATGAGTCCGAACATTTTGCTCAATTTGGTTTGGCTGCCCATGCTTGGGTTGGTGATTATGCCTTTGGGGTTGGCTGGTATGCTTTTGATAGTCTTCCCTTGGACGCAATTCCTTGGCGGGGTTCTCCTTGCGTGGGCCTCACAGGTCGCGGACGTATTGTTGAACATATTATATTGGGCTGCTAATGCCGGATTGACGCCTGTTTTTGCCGTACTGAGACCATTATGGCCGGAAATGTTGGGGTGTTCTGTTCTATTGATCGTGGTCGTTTCCATTATGAGAAGTTCTCGACGAGTTCCTGTGGAGTTGGCTGCCATTGGATTTGTTTTGCTCGTTTTCCCACACGTATCATTGATGGTTGTCGATGCTCGAGACGAAGTGAAATTGACCATGCTGGACGTCGGGTTGGGACAAGCTTTGGTTGTCTCTTTGCCCGGCGGTCATCGGTGGCTCGTTGATGGCGGGGGCGGATCGCGAACCTTTGATCTGGGGGAGGCCGTCGTGGCGCCAGCTTTGACGTATGGTAGGCCTCCGCGTCTGGACGGTGTTTTTATGACGCATCCTGATGTGGACCACAGTCATGGTCTGCCTTTTATTTTCGATCGATTTCAGGTTGGGGAGTTTTATACGAATGGCATGATGCCGCGAGCTCTGACAGGTGAGCGGATGCGGCGCGTCTTGGCTCGGAAGCATCTTCATCCTCAGCCTTTGACGAGTCATGATGTGGTGTCGTTGACGGATAATGCAGTTTTTGAAGTTGTGCATCCCGGGCCCCAATTTAAAAGTGGTAAAGCCAATGAACGGTCACTGGTTATGCGGTTGATGTGGAAGGGGGGGGCTTTGGCCTTGTTGCCGGGGGATGTTGAGAAGTTTGGGATTGATGCCATTTTGCTTGAGGGAAAAGATATAAGGGCCGAGGTCCTTGTCTTGCCGCATCACGGGAGTCGGAGTAGTCTTGATCCTCGGTTTAACAAGGCCGTAGCGCCACAGACCGTCCTGTGTTCCAATGGATATCTCAATCGATATGGATTCCCGCATCCTGAAGTTGTGCGTGTTGCTGGAGGTGAGGTTTTGACAACCTCTCGCCATGGGCAAGTTGCGTGTCGTTGGGGGCGGGATGGGTGTACTGTGCAGTCGTTTTATCCATAG
- the murA gene encoding UDP-N-acetylglucosamine 1-carboxyvinyltransferase, with the protein MDKLIIEGGVPLQGSIQVSGAKNAALPILMACLLAEGQVNLSNVPKLADIRTSLKLLNILGCETSFENNEVTSLCTGLKPEAPYDLVKTMRASVLCLGPLLARLGEAKVALPGGCAIGARPVDLHLRGFERMGAEFEITEGYIKGHCKGGLKGAKITLDFPTVGGTENILMAACLAEGESVIENAAREPEVEDLANFLNACGAKISGQGTSVITVQGVSSLSGCDYRVMPDRIEAGTYMVAAAITGGELEVLDCPFNALDAVSYKLREMGVWLQEEEGYVLVRRANGLLENVDVTTLPHPGFPTDMQAQLMALMCLGKGTGIIEEKIFENRFMHVLELVRLGADIRLKGRTAMVHGVDQLRGAPVMASDLRASASLVLAGLAAEGTTTIERIYHLDRGYENIEAKLSGVGARIKRVSG; encoded by the coding sequence ATGGATAAACTAATTATTGAAGGCGGCGTTCCTCTTCAGGGAAGTATTCAGGTCAGCGGAGCTAAAAATGCGGCTCTGCCTATATTAATGGCATGTCTTTTGGCGGAGGGTCAGGTCAATCTGAGTAATGTCCCCAAATTGGCTGACATCAGAACTTCTTTGAAACTCTTGAATATTCTTGGTTGTGAAACCTCTTTTGAAAACAACGAAGTTACGAGTTTATGTACAGGGCTTAAACCTGAAGCCCCGTATGATCTCGTCAAGACCATGCGCGCTTCAGTGTTGTGTCTTGGACCGCTCCTCGCCAGACTGGGGGAAGCCAAAGTTGCACTCCCCGGCGGTTGCGCCATTGGTGCGCGTCCGGTGGATCTTCATCTGCGAGGCTTTGAACGTATGGGGGCCGAGTTCGAAATTACCGAAGGGTACATCAAAGGGCATTGCAAAGGCGGCCTCAAGGGGGCCAAGATCACTTTGGATTTCCCAACCGTTGGCGGGACTGAGAATATCCTTATGGCGGCTTGTCTGGCTGAAGGTGAGAGTGTTATCGAGAATGCGGCGCGTGAGCCGGAGGTCGAGGACCTTGCGAATTTCCTTAATGCCTGTGGTGCGAAAATATCCGGGCAGGGAACCAGTGTCATCACGGTCCAAGGTGTGTCTTCCCTTTCTGGGTGTGATTATCGCGTCATGCCGGACCGTATTGAAGCCGGAACTTATATGGTCGCTGCTGCTATCACTGGTGGTGAATTGGAAGTTCTGGATTGTCCGTTTAATGCCTTGGATGCTGTCAGTTACAAGCTGCGCGAAATGGGCGTCTGGTTGCAGGAGGAAGAAGGCTATGTCCTTGTTCGTCGAGCCAATGGACTGCTGGAAAATGTGGATGTGACTACACTGCCTCATCCCGGATTCCCTACCGATATGCAGGCCCAGCTCATGGCTCTCATGTGTCTTGGTAAGGGGACGGGGATTATTGAGGAGAAAATCTTTGAGAATCGATTCATGCATGTTCTCGAATTGGTTCGTCTTGGTGCCGATATTCGACTCAAGGGGCGTACTGCCATGGTTCATGGCGTGGATCAGCTCAGGGGAGCACCGGTTATGGCGTCTGATTTGCGGGCGAGCGCATCTCTCGTGCTGGCTGGCCTGGCTGCCGAGGGGACGACTACTATTGAACGTATCTATCATTTGGATCGTGGTTACGAAAATATCGAAGCCAAGCTTTCCGGTGTGGGCGCACGTATCAAGCGTGTTAGCGGATAG